The Nocardioides houyundeii genome includes the window CGACGTACTCGGGGTTGCGGGCGATGTACTTGGCGTAGAACCCGCAGTGCGGCAGCACCTCAAGACCGCGCTCGCGGGACTCGTCCAGCGAGCGGGCCGCCAGCTCCTGGGCCAGGCCCTTGCCGCTGAACTTCTCGAACACCTCGGTGTGGGTGAAGTCGATGACCCCGTCACCCAGCTCGTACTCGGCGAACCCGGCCAGCTCGCCGTCGGTGTGGATCTCGTAGCGGGAGTCGTCGGTGTTGTCGGTGACCTGGGCATCCTGGGTGGCGTCGCTCATGCCCACACCGTAGTGACTTGCTGGTAACCACGATCGGGGTGGAAGGTCGGCCCATGGCCGCCACCGCTTCGTCGTACTCGATCACCATGCGCCTGCACACCGCGCCGGACCACGGAGTGGTCGGCACAGTCGCCACCACCATCTCCCAGCACAACGGAATCGTCACCGGGATCGACGTGGCCGAGTCCCGCCATGACCGCCTGGTGGTGGACGTGACCTGCTCGGCGGCCGACGAGCCCCACTCCCGCGAGCTCGCGGCCGCGGTGGGCGCCATCGACGGCGTCGAGGTGCACAAGGTCAGCGACCGCACCTTCCTGCTGCACCTCGGCGGCAAGATCGAGGTCACCAGCAAGGTGCCGCTGCGCAGCCGGGACGACCTGTCGATGGCCTACACCCCGGGGGTGGGCCGGGTGAGCTCCGCGATCGCCAACAACCCCGAGGACGTCTGGAGCCTGACGGTCAAGGGCAACTCGGTGGCCGTGGTCACCGACGGCTCGGCGGTGCTGGGGCTGGGAAACATCGGGCCGGGGGCGGCGCTGCCGGTGATGGAGGGCAAGGCGGCGCTGTTCAAGAAGTTCGCCGACATCGACGCCTGGCCGATCTGCCTGGCCAGCCAGGACACCGAGGAGATCGTCCGCGCGGTCGAGATGATCGCGCCCGGCTTCGGCGGCATCAACCTCGAGGACATCGCCGCGCCGCGCTGCTTCGAGATCGAGGCCCGGCTGCGGGAGTCCCTCGACATCCCGGTCTTCCACGACGACCAGCACGGCACCGCGATCGTGGTGCTGGCCGCGCTGACCAACGCCCTGCGGGTGGTCGGCAAGACGCTGCCCGAGGCCCGGATCGTGGTCGCCGGCGGCGGCGCGGCCGGTACGGCGATCGTCACGCTGCTGCTCGCCGACGGTGCCTCAGACGTGGTGGTGTGGGACCGGGTGGGCTGCCTGCGCGGCGACGACGAGTCGCTCCCTCCGGCCATGGCCTCGCTCGCCCGGCGTACCAACCCGCGCGGCGTCAAGGGTGACCTCCGCACCGCGCTCGCCGGTGCCGACGTCTTCGTCGGGGTCAGCGGACCCGGCGTGCTCCAGGCCGAGTGGATCCAGGAGATGGCCCCCGACCCGGTCGTGTTCGCCCTGGCCAACCCGGACCCGGAGATCGACCCCGCCGAGGCCGACCGGTACGCCGCCGTGGTGGCCAGCGGCCGCTCGGACTATCCCAACCAGATCAACAACGTGCTGGCCTTCCCGGGCGTCTTCCGGGGACTGCTCGACGCCCGGGCCGCGGAGATCACCACCGAGATGCTGTTGCGGGCGGCACACGCCATCGCCGAGGTCGTCACCGACGAGGAGCTGAACCCCAACTTCATCATCCCCACGGTCTTCCACCCCGACGTGCCGAAGGCGGTCGCGCGGGCGATCCAGGGCCTGGAGGCGTGAGGCCGCCGCGGCGCTGACCTCAGCTGCGGCGCCGGTCCACCTTGCGCGGCCACCAGAACGTGTCGCCGAGCGTCAGCGCGAGCGCCGGCACCAGCACGGTCCGCACCACCAGGGTGTCGAGCAGCACGCCGACGAAGATGATCGCGCCGAGCTGGGCCAGCACCACCAGCGGCAGCACACCGAGGACGGCGAAGACCGCGGCGAGCAGGATGCCGGCGCTGGTGATCACGCCGCCGGTGGCGGTCAGGGCGCGCAGCATGCCCTCCTTGGTGCCGTGCTCGGCCGCCTCCTCCCTGGCCCGGGTGACCAGGAAGATGTTGTAGTCCACACCGAGCGCCACCAGGAACAGGAACGCCAGCAGCGGTACGCCGACGTCCATCGCGGCGAACCCGAAGACGCCGGTGAAGATCCACCACGAGGTGCCCATCGCGGCGGCGTAGGTGCCCACGACGGTGGCGACCAGGAGGATCGGGGCGACCAGCGAGCGCAGCAGCAGGAGCAGCGCCCCCAGCACCAGCAGCAGGATCACGGGCAGGATCACCCAGCGGTCCTGCACCGAGGCCTCGGACTCGTCCAGCGCCTCTGCGTCCCCGCCGCCGACGTAGGTGTCGTCGAAGTCCGCCACGGCGTCGCGCACCTCGGCCACGGTCTCCTTGGCGTCGTCGCTGCCGGGCGCGGACTCCAGCACGGCGTCGATCTGCGCGATCCCATCGCCCTCGGTGGTGACCCGGGCCGAGGCAATGCCGTCGACCTGCTCGACCGTGCTCAGCACGTCGTCCGCGGAGTCGCGGGTGAGCACCTGCACCGGGTCGGTGGTGCCGGCCGGGAAGGACTCGCCCAGCCGGTCCGCGGCGCTGATCGCCTCCGGGGTCTCCAGGAACTGGTCGGAGGGGCGGAGCCCGGTGTTGATCTGGAACAGCCCGATCATCATCACGCCGAGCAGCAGCACGGTGCCGACGACGAACGCCTGCGGGCGGCGGGCCACGCGGTCGCCGACCTTGCGCCAGAACGAGTGCCCCTCGACGATCGGGGCCTCGCCGTTGTGCGGCACCCGCGGCCAGAAGATCCACCGGCCGAAGACGACCAGGGCCGCGGGCAGCACCACCATCACGAACGACGCCGCGATGGCGATGCCGATGGCGCACGCCAGGCCCAGGCCGCGGGTGGTCGGGAACGCCGAGAGCAGCAGGGTCATCAGGCCCAGGAAGACGGTGGTGGCGCTGGCGAAGACGGCCTCGGCGGTGCGGGTCAGCGCGCGCGCCATCGCCTCGTTGCGGGACTCGTGGGTCCTGAGCTCGTCGCGGTAGCGGGAGATCAGCAGCAACGCGTAGTTGGTGCCGGCGCCGAAGACCAGCACGCTCAGGATCCCCACCGTGGACTCGTCCCAGGTGACGTAGTCGATCCGCTGCAGCACCTGGGTGGCGACGATGGCCGAGAGCCGGTCGGCCAGCCCCACCACGGTGAGCGGGATGAGCCAGAGCACGGGGCTGCGGTAGGTCGCGATGAGCAGGATGGCGACCACCGAGGCGGTGGCGAGCAGCAGTCGCAGGTTGGCGCCGTCGAAGACCGCCGCGACGTCGGCCTGGATGCCGGCCGGGCCGGTGACCTGCACCTTGACCCCGTCGGGGACGTCGGCCTCGAGCGTCTCGCGGAGCTCGGTCACCAGGTCGGCGGTGTCGGAGGCGGTCTTGGACAGCACCGGCACCACCGAGTACGCCGCGGTGCCGTCGTCGGCGACCATCAGCGGGCCCTGGGAGCCGCCCATCCCCTCCGGCGGGCCCTGCTCGCCACCGGAGTCGGGACCGGGCCTGCCGCCTGAGGGGGGACCTGACTCACCACCGGGCTGTCCGCCCTCGGCGTACTCGGCGAGCAGCTCGCCGGCCTGCTTGCCGATCGCGCCCAGCTGCGCCTCGGTGAGCTTCCCCTCCTCGGCGGTCCAGAGCACGATCGCCACGGAGGAGTCCTCCTCCGGCAGCTGCGACTGCAGGGCCACGGCGCTGGTGCTGTCGAAGTCGTCGGGCAGCGAGTCGGTCGAGGAGGCGTTGCGCTCGCCCTCAGGCACGAAGCCGAGCAGCATGCCGGCCAGGAGGATCGGTACGAGTGCCACCAGCCAGGCCGTACGGCGGGCGCTGATGAACTGGGCCACGCG containing:
- a CDS encoding GNAT family N-acetyltransferase, whose translation is MSDATQDAQVTDNTDDSRYEIHTDGELAGFAEYELGDGVIDFTHTEVFEKFSGKGLAQELAARSLDESRERGLEVLPHCGFYAKYIARNPEYVDLVPVDRRAEFNLA
- a CDS encoding NAD-dependent malic enzyme is translated as MAATASSYSITMRLHTAPDHGVVGTVATTISQHNGIVTGIDVAESRHDRLVVDVTCSAADEPHSRELAAAVGAIDGVEVHKVSDRTFLLHLGGKIEVTSKVPLRSRDDLSMAYTPGVGRVSSAIANNPEDVWSLTVKGNSVAVVTDGSAVLGLGNIGPGAALPVMEGKAALFKKFADIDAWPICLASQDTEEIVRAVEMIAPGFGGINLEDIAAPRCFEIEARLRESLDIPVFHDDQHGTAIVVLAALTNALRVVGKTLPEARIVVAGGGAAGTAIVTLLLADGASDVVVWDRVGCLRGDDESLPPAMASLARRTNPRGVKGDLRTALAGADVFVGVSGPGVLQAEWIQEMAPDPVVFALANPDPEIDPAEADRYAAVVASGRSDYPNQINNVLAFPGVFRGLLDARAAEITTEMLLRAAHAIAEVVTDEELNPNFIIPTVFHPDVPKAVARAIQGLEA
- a CDS encoding MMPL family transporter, which encodes MSTTKVPGASRVAQFISARRTAWLVALVPILLAGMLLGFVPEGERNASSTDSLPDDFDSTSAVALQSQLPEEDSSVAIVLWTAEEGKLTEAQLGAIGKQAGELLAEYAEGGQPGGESGPPSGGRPGPDSGGEQGPPEGMGGSQGPLMVADDGTAAYSVVPVLSKTASDTADLVTELRETLEADVPDGVKVQVTGPAGIQADVAAVFDGANLRLLLATASVVAILLIATYRSPVLWLIPLTVVGLADRLSAIVATQVLQRIDYVTWDESTVGILSVLVFGAGTNYALLLISRYRDELRTHESRNEAMARALTRTAEAVFASATTVFLGLMTLLLSAFPTTRGLGLACAIGIAIAASFVMVVLPAALVVFGRWIFWPRVPHNGEAPIVEGHSFWRKVGDRVARRPQAFVVGTVLLLGVMMIGLFQINTGLRPSDQFLETPEAISAADRLGESFPAGTTDPVQVLTRDSADDVLSTVEQVDGIASARVTTEGDGIAQIDAVLESAPGSDDAKETVAEVRDAVADFDDTYVGGGDAEALDESEASVQDRWVILPVILLLVLGALLLLLRSLVAPILLVATVVGTYAAAMGTSWWIFTGVFGFAAMDVGVPLLAFLFLVALGVDYNIFLVTRAREEAAEHGTKEGMLRALTATGGVITSAGILLAAVFAVLGVLPLVVLAQLGAIIFVGVLLDTLVVRTVLVPALALTLGDTFWWPRKVDRRRS